The Sphingomonas sp. G-3-2-10 DNA window ATTCCCGCGCTGTGCGGATGACGGTCACGTTTATCAATGCTGCCCACGTGCGGTTCAACTGCACAGTCTGTCAGGCTCCACAGCCCGGCATTTGCTGTCCCAACTGCGGTATCGGCCTCAACGCTATTCTCGATGCGAAGTACGAGAAGCGGCCCCACCCGGACCAGCGCACCTTTCTGATCCTCTTCGCGCTGCTGTTCGCGGGCTGGATAGCGTCTGTCATTTTTCTCTAGTAGCCGTCGCCCTCGATAGCATCGCTGGGCATCACAAAGAGCGGCTGGACTGAGTGCTCGATCTGCACCTTATCGCCAAAGCGTCGGCGATGCAGCTTGCCCAAGCGATAGCGCAGATGAGCAACGCGGGCTTCATCACGGCGGAAGTCGCCGGTGCTGCTTGGCCCACCCGCTAGAATGTCCTCCGCGATGTCGTCCAGAGTGCGCGCGTGATATTCGTATGCGAGGTCAAACTGCTCGACCAACGATGGGTCGTCCATCTGCCACTTCATCACCGTCGAATAACCCGGCATGTCTGGGCGCTGGCAGACGGCACGTAGGCTTTGCCCGCAAGCGATGCTGATGACGATTTCCTCAATCACCGCTTCCGTCCGCTTCGTCGGCTGTCCCGGTCGTGCGCGAGTACCCACAGCAAGCAGATTGGTCACTTCGGGCGCAATTAGCTGCTGGGCGTGGGCCATGCTGATTGCGGGAAGTGTGGGAAGTGGAGTTATCTTGGTATTCTCGTCCATGCGGGTATTTAAGCGTTGGGAGCGAAGCGGGGGCAGGGATGAACGTCAAAGAGAACACGCCGGAAGAGATCAACAAGCATCTGAACGAGATTGCTCAGCCTCACGTCGTACGTTGTGCAAAGAGCTTTGATGAATCCGGTTCTAGGTTCGTCCACTATTCAACTGCTCAGGGCGCTCTCGGTATCATCGAGAACAACTGCCTTTGGCTTCGCAACGTCACTGTGCAGAACGATCTCTCAGAGGTCTTACATGGCGCTCAATGCCTTCGGCGGTATTGGGAAGACCAGAAGCGCCGCGCTCGTTTTGAGGAAGTCCTTTGCAGCATCGATCCAGAGGCCGCGAACATCGTCTTTAAGGCAATGGACGGCGATCTATTCGAACTGATCCACGAAACCTACATCACCTGCCTTTCTGAACATGCGGGCAAAGGGTACGAGAACGAAGACGGCTATGGTCGGCTTTCCATGTGGAGGGCTTATAACGGCGGGACGACTGGCGTGGCTCTGGTCTTCGATCCCTCGCCATTCCTGTCTGGCAGTGATGCCCATCCGATGATCCGCTTTGCCCCCGTCCACTATGCGGACGAGGCTGCTTTTGCTGCTCTGCTCGATGAAGTGATTGAGGCGATTGCGGCCAATGCTCCGCTTATCAAAGAGGTGGAGGCCGAACGGCCTGACGAGAACATCGTGGCCGACATGATGTTCAACCTGCTGAGGATCGCCTTGGTAACGACGAAGCACCCCGGTTTCCACGAGGAACGGGAGTGGCGGATCATCTACCATCCTCGTTCCGTCCCAGCCGATGCGGTGAATCACATTACATCTCAGAACGTCGAACTCGGCGGCGTTCCCCAGACAATCTACAAGATACCGCTGCTCAATTATCCCGATCAGGGGCTGACCGGCGCGACTTTGCCCGAGGCAATTCATAAGGTGATTATCGGGCCGACCAGCACGCCCTATGTGATCTGGAGAAGGCTTTGGGATGCTCTTGAAGCTGCGGGCGTCAATCTCGACAACGGGAAGCTCTGGCGGTCGGAAATTCCGCTCAGGGTTTGAGGTAATACGATGGCTCTCACGGAATTCGTTGCTGCACTGATGCCGCTGTTCAGTTCGCCGCTTGCAGTCGCACTGGCAACAGCCGCGGTGTCGTCCGCTCTGGGTTCGTATTTTGCGCTCCGAACCCTGCGTCTCCAATCGCGCGAACTCATTGATGCGAGCATTGCTTGGCAATGGGTCAACGGGCCGAACGGGAAGATGGACGAGGAGCCGTTTCTGGTGGTGCAGAACCGGTCTGCCAACCCGGCATTCCTCGTTCGCGCCCGATGGCTTCGCGGCACGATGCTCAGGGTGGAAAGCACAGCCTATGCATTCAGTTATGTGGAGCCCACAGACGGCAGCTTCCCGCTGGAAGTGAGGGCTCAGGGCGTCACCTCGTTCCCACTCTCAATGGGGCGGGCCGATCAGATTGCTCGCCGTAGCTGGTGGTACAGTCGGGCCATCAGCTATTTGTTCAAACGGTCGTATTTGTGGATCGAGGTCACGACGATCACCGGCGCGCGCCTAACCGTGGCGGCGAACGATGCGACCAGCTTCCAGAAGCGCCCGCTTTGGCTGTCGGGGCGATGGCTACCAAGGGGCAAGCCGGACTGGACATTCAACGTCTGACTGATGGGTGGTCAGCTAACTAAAGCATGACGCCCAGCCCAATCGACCAAATCAAAGCCCTCGCGGCTGCTGCTCAACAAGACAGCTACACAAACGTCCGCCTGCTCGATCTGCGAAATGCGTGGGCTCAGGGATTCACCCGCCTGGAAGACGCGCCGTGGAGGCCATGTCGGCGGAAAGCGGGCGGCTGGGAGGTCGTGCCCGACGCGGCAAATCGCGGGAAGCGTGGTGCCGACAAGGTGAAGGGCCGCACCTGATTCAACGGTTCGTCGCTTTTCTGCAAACTGGTGAAGTCTTCGGTCGCAACACTGGTGATCTGGAAGCAGACGATTGGAGCAGGGCGA harbors:
- a CDS encoding DUF2971 domain-containing protein, with the translated sequence MNVKENTPEEINKHLNEIAQPHVVRCAKSFDESGSRFVHYSTAQGALGIIENNCLWLRNVTVQNDLSEVLHGAQCLRRYWEDQKRRARFEEVLCSIDPEAANIVFKAMDGDLFELIHETYITCLSEHAGKGYENEDGYGRLSMWRAYNGGTTGVALVFDPSPFLSGSDAHPMIRFAPVHYADEAAFAALLDEVIEAIAANAPLIKEVEAERPDENIVADMMFNLLRIALVTTKHPGFHEEREWRIIYHPRSVPADAVNHITSQNVELGGVPQTIYKIPLLNYPDQGLTGATLPEAIHKVIIGPTSTPYVIWRRLWDALEAAGVNLDNGKLWRSEIPLRV